Proteins encoded in a region of the Chryseobacterium piperi genome:
- a CDS encoding T9SS type A sorting domain-containing protein: MMRLLLFFLVACGMYHAQVFSENFDGGALPSGWTTNNPDTSYNWDVGTENGFASFPNGAAFFDDDAAGFNSINTNARLISPVIDISAISNPKLSFKYANMISDLDSTLKVEVFNGTSWVQVFTSSGDSGTWDLDLNTFQYVLVSYDGATDIDLTPYANANFQMRFVYDDAGDYSYGVVVDDVVVTSGALATSEVSFNDKMRVYPNPVQDYIYIRSGNLKFDSKITVLDMAGRKVKSFTGEADGYNLSDLPKGSYLILIDNKKEIISKRIIKE, translated from the coding sequence ATGATGAGATTATTACTTTTTTTTCTAGTGGCTTGTGGGATGTATCATGCACAAGTATTTTCTGAGAACTTTGATGGAGGTGCACTGCCTTCAGGGTGGACAACCAACAATCCGGATACTTCTTATAATTGGGATGTAGGTACTGAAAATGGATTTGCCTCATTTCCTAACGGAGCTGCTTTTTTTGACGATGATGCAGCAGGATTCAATAGTATTAATACCAATGCAAGACTAATATCTCCCGTTATCGATATTTCAGCTATTTCCAATCCTAAATTGTCCTTTAAATATGCCAATATGATTTCTGACCTCGATTCCACGTTAAAAGTTGAGGTTTTTAATGGTACCTCATGGGTTCAGGTATTTACTTCTTCCGGAGACTCCGGAACCTGGGATTTAGACCTGAATACATTTCAGTATGTACTTGTAAGCTATGATGGAGCAACTGATATTGATCTCACGCCCTATGCGAATGCTAATTTTCAAATGAGATTCGTATATGATGATGCAGGGGATTACTCCTATGGAGTAGTTGTTGATGATGTTGTCGTTACTTCGGGAGCTTTAGCAACATCAGAAGTCTCTTTTAATGATAAGATGAGAGTGTATCCAAACCCGGTGCAGGATTATATATATATCCGGTCAGGTAATTTGAAATTTGATTCCAAGATCACGGTGCTCGATATGGCAGGTAGAAAAGTGAAGAGTTTTACAGGAGAGGCTGATGGATATAATCTTTCAGATCTACCAAAAGGAAGCTATTTGATTTTGATAGATAATAAGAAAGAAATAATAAGTAAAAGAATTATAAAAGAATAA
- a CDS encoding GNAT family acetyltransferase yields MKTILAGGEICLECAYGYYQVIIQGRCYCVAWE; encoded by the coding sequence ATGAAGACAATCCTAGCAGGAGGCGAGATCTGTCTTGAATGTGCTTACGGATATTATCAGGTTATTATCCAAGGAAGGTGCTACTGCGTAGCCTGGGAATAA
- a CDS encoding aminotransferase class V-fold PLP-dependent enzyme gives MFDIQEIRSQFPILNQLVNGKPLVYLDNAATSQKPNSVLEVWNQYYTELNANVHRGIHTLSQLATEEMELSRRKIQKFINAKHDFEVIFTKGTTEGLNLIAYILTQELKKDDEIIISYLEHHSNIVPWQLLCERTGAKLRVIPIDENGILQLDYLDQYLSEKTKVVSVNQVSNALGIVNPVEEIIAKTRQKSNAYIVIDGAQSAPHFKIDVQKLDCDFFVFSGHKMYAPMGTGILYGKQEVLESLPPFHGGGEMIATCSFDGTTYAGLPFKYEAGTPNVGGNIALGAAVDFIEKVGYENLQRHENALLDYAQRQLLEIEDLKIYGEKAKRVGVVSFNLEGVGISSDVGMILDKMGIAVRTGHHCTQPIMDFFNIAGTVRASFAVYNTFQEIDLLVEGVKKAQKMLR, from the coding sequence ATGTTTGACATTCAAGAAATAAGAAGTCAGTTTCCTATATTAAATCAGTTGGTGAATGGTAAACCATTGGTTTATCTGGACAATGCGGCAACATCTCAGAAACCTAATTCTGTTTTAGAAGTTTGGAATCAATATTATACAGAGCTTAATGCTAATGTTCATAGAGGGATTCATACATTAAGCCAGCTTGCAACTGAAGAAATGGAGCTTTCGAGAAGGAAGATTCAAAAATTCATTAACGCAAAACATGATTTTGAGGTCATCTTTACAAAAGGAACTACAGAGGGTTTAAACCTCATCGCATATATCTTAACCCAGGAACTTAAAAAGGACGATGAAATTATTATCTCTTACTTAGAGCATCATTCTAATATTGTTCCATGGCAATTGCTTTGTGAAAGAACCGGAGCAAAGCTTCGGGTAATTCCTATCGATGAAAATGGTATTTTACAGCTTGACTATTTGGATCAGTATCTGAGTGAAAAAACAAAAGTTGTTTCTGTAAACCAGGTTTCTAATGCTTTGGGAATTGTAAATCCTGTTGAAGAGATTATAGCAAAAACCAGACAAAAATCCAATGCTTATATTGTAATAGATGGCGCACAGTCAGCTCCTCATTTCAAAATTGATGTTCAGAAACTGGATTGTGATTTCTTTGTGTTTTCAGGACATAAAATGTATGCCCCGATGGGAACCGGTATTTTATATGGAAAACAAGAAGTTCTGGAATCCCTTCCTCCATTTCATGGTGGTGGAGAAATGATTGCTACCTGTTCATTTGATGGAACTACTTATGCAGGATTACCATTTAAATACGAAGCAGGAACTCCCAATGTCGGAGGAAATATTGCTTTAGGAGCTGCAGTAGACTTCATTGAAAAGGTAGGGTATGAAAATCTCCAGAGACATGAAAATGCTCTTTTAGATTATGCTCAGAGACAACTTTTGGAAATTGAGGATCTTAAAATTTATGGAGAGAAAGCCAAGAGAGTAGGGGTTGTTTCCTTTAATTTGGAAGGAGTGGGGATTTCCTCTGATGTAGGGATGATTCTAGATAAAATGGGGATTGCCGTTAGAACAGGACACCATTGTACTCAGCCTATTATGGACTTTTTTAATATTGCAGGAACAGTGAGAGCAAGCTTTGCAGTATATAATACGTTTCAGGAAATTGATTTACTGGTCGAAGGAGTAAAAAAGGCTCAGAAGATGTTAAGATAA
- a CDS encoding 50S ribosomal protein L25/general stress protein Ctc, with protein sequence MKSITIQGTKRESVGKKSTKALRDAELVPCVVYGGTEPLNFSAEEKAFKGLVYTPEAHTVSIEVDGQTIPAVLQDIQFHPITDKILHADFYQLSDDKPVVMEVPVRITGRSKGVVAGGALRQSFRKLKVKAIPANLPDEVVIDVTPLKIGNKIYVGGIKAEGYSFMHPDNAVVVAVKMSRNAMKGGAAAEDEEDEAEAEEVKTQSPDVPTTEEKSFEG encoded by the coding sequence ATGAAATCTATTACAATTCAAGGTACAAAAAGAGAAAGCGTGGGCAAAAAGTCTACAAAAGCTTTACGTGATGCTGAATTAGTTCCTTGTGTTGTCTATGGAGGGACGGAACCTTTAAACTTCTCTGCTGAAGAGAAAGCTTTCAAAGGTTTGGTATATACTCCTGAAGCACACACGGTATCTATTGAAGTTGACGGACAAACAATTCCAGCAGTTCTTCAAGATATTCAGTTTCACCCAATTACAGACAAAATTCTTCATGCAGATTTCTATCAGCTATCTGACGATAAGCCAGTAGTTATGGAAGTTCCTGTAAGAATCACTGGTCGTTCTAAAGGTGTTGTAGCGGGTGGTGCTTTACGTCAGTCTTTCAGAAAACTAAAAGTTAAGGCGATTCCTGCAAACTTGCCGGATGAAGTTGTTATCGACGTTACTCCACTTAAAATTGGTAACAAAATTTATGTAGGAGGTATCAAAGCTGAAGGATATTCTTTCATGCACCCAGACAATGCAGTTGTTGTAGCTGTTAAGATGTCTAGAAATGCAATGAAGGGAGGTGCGGCAGCAGAAGATGAAGAGGATGAAGCAGAAGCAGAAGAAGTGAAGACACAATCTCCTGATGTTCCAACAACAGAAGAAAAATCTTTCGAAGGATAA
- a CDS encoding ribose-phosphate pyrophosphokinase encodes MADQLSYLFSTRTSKDLAEKIAHYYGQELGKINFQEFSDGEFEPVLDESVRGGRVFLIGSTFPPADNLLELLLMIDAAKRASAKSITVVLPYFGLARQDRKDKPRAPIGAKLVANLLTAAGATRIMTMDLHADQIQGFFEIPVDHLYASTVFVDYIVSLNLDNLTIASPDMGGAKRAKNYAGHLGAEVVIAYKERKKANVVEEMFLIGDVEGKNVILIDDMIDTAGTLCKAADILMEKGAKTVRAMATHGVLSGKAYENIEKSQLLEVIVTDSIPVKNNLSSKIKVLSCAPLFADVMKMVHEHQSISSKFVI; translated from the coding sequence ATGGCCGATCAGTTAAGTTATCTATTTAGTACAAGGACGAGTAAGGACTTGGCAGAGAAAATTGCTCACTATTATGGGCAGGAACTAGGAAAAATAAACTTCCAGGAGTTTAGTGACGGGGAATTTGAACCTGTTTTAGACGAATCAGTAAGAGGTGGAAGGGTTTTTTTAATAGGATCTACATTCCCTCCGGCAGATAATCTTTTAGAGCTTCTTCTAATGATTGATGCTGCAAAAAGGGCTTCTGCAAAAAGTATTACTGTTGTACTTCCGTATTTTGGACTTGCAAGACAGGACAGAAAAGATAAGCCAAGAGCTCCGATAGGTGCTAAATTGGTTGCGAATCTTTTAACTGCTGCCGGAGCTACAAGAATTATGACAATGGATTTACATGCGGATCAGATTCAAGGGTTCTTTGAGATTCCTGTGGATCATCTTTATGCATCTACAGTTTTTGTAGACTATATTGTTTCATTGAATTTAGATAATCTTACGATTGCTTCTCCGGATATGGGTGGGGCTAAGAGAGCTAAAAACTATGCAGGGCATTTAGGTGCTGAAGTCGTAATTGCGTATAAGGAGAGAAAGAAAGCGAATGTGGTGGAGGAGATGTTCCTTATCGGAGATGTAGAAGGTAAAAATGTTATCCTTATTGATGACATGATCGATACGGCAGGAACACTTTGTAAGGCGGCAGATATCTTAATGGAGAAAGGAGCAAAAACAGTAAGAGCGATGGCTACTCATGGAGTACTTTCAGGAAAGGCTTACGAGAATATTGAGAAATCTCAATTGTTGGAAGTCATTGTAACTGACTCAATTCCTGTTAAAAATAATTTGTCATCTAAAATAAAAGTGCTATCTTGCGCCCCATTATTTGCAGACGTTATGAAGATGGTTCATGAGCACCAATCAATCAGTAGTAAATTCGTTATCTAA
- a CDS encoding SGNH/GDSL hydrolase family protein, translating into MKKIIISTIAVSALFFTTSCENDFDTDVKDIQVTQGEANFSNYISLGNSLTSGFRDNALYIDGQNESYPSIIAGQMKLAGGGNFVQPLMADNNGGLLLGSTPIQATKLYIQSFTNGSPNITNVAAAPTTNIANKITGPLNNFGVPGAKSFHLIAPGYGNIAGVVAGTANPYYVRFSSSATSTVVGDAAAKKPTFFSLWIGNNDVLSYATSGGLGVNQTGNTNPTTYGSNDISDPNVVAGSIKTVLETMKAAGATKGVIANIPYVTSIPYFTTVPYNPLTPAALGANLNTLNTSLYGPLKQALTAFGAGDRINLLSTTSANPVLIKDASLQDLSAQLTAALTPSLGLPTATAFGQIFGQARQSTSDDYILLTTRAVINTPAPGAPAAVNVYGISYPLQNQHVLTKKEAANVKTAVDAYNGSIKAMADAYGLAFVDANKKMVELNGESGISFDGVKYTAKFLTGGSFSLDGVHLTGRGYAIVANEFIKSINAKYKSTLPQVNTNSYSGVKFP; encoded by the coding sequence ATGAAAAAAATTATAATTTCTACAATCGCTGTCTCTGCTCTTTTTTTTACGACGAGCTGCGAAAATGATTTTGATACGGATGTAAAAGATATCCAGGTAACTCAAGGTGAAGCCAATTTCTCTAATTATATTTCCTTAGGAAACTCATTGACCTCTGGGTTCAGAGATAATGCCTTGTATATTGACGGGCAAAATGAATCATATCCAAGCATCATTGCAGGACAAATGAAATTAGCCGGAGGCGGCAACTTTGTTCAGCCTTTAATGGCAGACAATAATGGAGGTCTATTATTAGGATCTACTCCGATTCAGGCTACCAAACTATATATTCAGTCCTTTACAAATGGCTCTCCGAATATTACTAATGTAGCTGCTGCTCCAACTACTAATATAGCTAATAAGATTACAGGACCACTCAATAACTTTGGTGTTCCGGGAGCAAAATCATTTCATTTAATAGCACCTGGATATGGAAATATAGCCGGAGTAGTAGCAGGAACGGCAAATCCTTATTATGTTAGGTTTTCTTCAAGTGCAACCTCAACTGTTGTAGGGGATGCCGCAGCGAAAAAACCAACATTCTTTTCACTATGGATTGGTAATAATGATGTTTTAAGCTATGCTACAAGTGGAGGACTAGGTGTAAATCAGACTGGTAATACTAATCCAACGACTTATGGATCCAATGATATATCAGATCCAAACGTTGTGGCAGGTTCTATTAAGACTGTTTTAGAAACTATGAAAGCTGCAGGAGCTACGAAAGGAGTGATTGCTAATATTCCTTATGTAACCTCTATTCCTTATTTCACAACAGTGCCTTATAATCCATTGACACCAGCGGCTTTGGGTGCTAATCTAAATACACTTAACACGAGCCTTTATGGTCCGCTTAAACAAGCATTAACTGCTTTTGGGGCTGGAGATAGAATTAATTTACTTTCAACTACTTCAGCGAACCCTGTTTTAATTAAAGATGCTTCGCTTCAGGACCTGTCTGCTCAGCTCACTGCTGCGTTAACTCCTTCTTTAGGACTTCCTACAGCAACAGCATTTGGTCAGATTTTTGGTCAGGCAAGACAATCTACTTCTGATGATTATATTCTTCTTACAACCCGTGCTGTAATTAATACACCTGCGCCTGGCGCTCCAGCAGCGGTAAACGTATATGGTATTTCTTATCCTTTGCAAAATCAGCATGTTTTGACGAAAAAAGAAGCAGCTAATGTAAAAACTGCAGTAGATGCTTATAATGGTTCTATTAAAGCAATGGCTGACGCTTATGGATTGGCATTTGTAGATGCTAATAAAAAAATGGTTGAATTAAATGGGGAGTCTGGAATTTCATTTGATGGAGTAAAGTATACTGCTAAATTTCTAACAGGAGGATCTTTCTCACTGGATGGGGTACACCTGACGGGAAGAGGATATGCTATTGTTGCGAATGAATTTATTAAATCTATTAACGCTAAGTATAAATCTACGCTACCACAAGTAAATACTAATAGTTATTCGGGAGTAAAATTCCCTTAA
- a CDS encoding OmpP1/FadL family transporter, giving the protein MKKILVSTALLAGVLSYAGGFRVSLQGVRQLAMAHTSAHVEDASVAFFNPAGMSFIPSKLSIVAGGFGASNKVTFQNLNTLQSTETNNPTGTPIYAAIAYKPLENLSVGFSFSTPFGSTIEWPNDWEGREMVQRLELKSFYFQPMVSVKLAPWLSFGASYIYARGSVNWDRAVTQLGGDLNLKDSKATGHGYGFGFYFRPDEKLDVSVAYRSPVDMKAKNGTATFKFPSQSTYALLGLGASGQDSFTATLPLVEEYTIGLTYKITPKWLVSADFNYHGWERYSRLTLDFATAPIGNQADPTVVVAPKNFRNSKTFRLGTQYAFSDMIYGRLGAYYDESPYSDNNFIPETPSFNTYVVTGGVGFKLKQFGVDIAGGYAMPQARDVKNANLGFYGQAKATAFYFGLGLSYNPF; this is encoded by the coding sequence ATGAAAAAAATATTAGTATCAACTGCTTTATTGGCGGGTGTTTTATCTTACGCAGGGGGCTTCAGGGTTTCATTGCAAGGGGTAAGACAATTGGCAATGGCACATACTAGTGCTCATGTTGAAGATGCAAGTGTGGCATTTTTTAACCCTGCGGGTATGTCATTCATCCCTTCGAAACTAAGTATAGTGGCGGGAGGATTTGGAGCGAGTAATAAAGTTACTTTTCAGAATTTAAATACTTTACAAAGTACAGAAACGAATAATCCTACCGGAACACCCATTTATGCAGCAATTGCTTATAAGCCACTAGAGAATTTATCAGTTGGTTTTAGCTTTTCAACACCTTTTGGAAGTACCATTGAGTGGCCAAATGATTGGGAAGGAAGAGAAATGGTTCAGAGACTTGAATTAAAGAGTTTCTATTTCCAGCCAATGGTTTCTGTAAAATTAGCACCATGGTTGTCTTTTGGGGCAAGCTATATTTATGCGAGAGGATCTGTAAATTGGGATAGGGCTGTTACCCAGCTTGGAGGTGATCTTAACCTCAAAGATAGCAAAGCAACCGGTCACGGATATGGCTTTGGTTTTTACTTTAGGCCCGATGAAAAGCTTGATGTGAGTGTTGCCTACCGCTCGCCTGTTGATATGAAAGCTAAAAACGGGACTGCAACCTTTAAATTTCCATCACAATCTACTTATGCATTGTTGGGATTAGGGGCATCCGGACAAGATAGCTTTACGGCAACATTGCCTTTAGTAGAAGAATATACAATTGGATTAACGTATAAAATAACTCCAAAATGGTTGGTTTCTGCTGACTTCAATTATCATGGATGGGAAAGATACAGCAGGCTGACATTGGATTTTGCAACTGCTCCGATTGGAAACCAGGCAGATCCGACAGTTGTTGTTGCTCCTAAAAACTTTAGAAATTCTAAAACATTCAGGTTAGGAACACAATATGCATTTAGTGATATGATCTATGGCCGTCTTGGGGCTTATTATGATGAATCTCCTTATTCGGATAATAACTTCATTCCTGAAACACCTTCATTTAATACATATGTAGTGACAGGAGGGGTAGGCTTTAAATTAAAGCAATTTGGAGTTGATATCGCAGGAGGTTATGCTATGCCTCAGGCCAGAGATGTCAAAAATGCAAACCTTGGTTTTTACGGACAGGCTAAAGCTACAGCATTCTATTTTGGTCTAGGTTTATCTTACAACCCTTTTTAA